The Cycloclasticus sp. genomic sequence ACTTTCAGCTGAGCCCGGTTCTGGGCTCCAGTTGTAACGCCATTTTACCTGTGGCGGTAAGGACATTAGAATAGATTCCGTGCGGCCGCCTGTTTGCAAACCAAATAGAGTTCCTCTATCGTAAACCAGGTTGAACTCGACATAACGACCACGTCGATAAAGCTGAAAATCTTTTTCTTTATCTGTATATGCCAAGCCTTTCCGGCGTTCAACAATCGGTGCGTACGCTGGTATATAGTGATCAGCCACACTTTGCATTAACGCAAAACAGTGTTCGAAACCACCTTCGTTTAAATCATCAAAAAAAAGGCCGCCTACACCGCGAGGTTCGTTACGGTGCTTTAAATAAAAGTATTCATCACACCATTTCTTATAATTTGAATAAACCATATCACCAAACGGCTCACATGCTTTCTTCGCCTGCTGGTGCCAATGGATCACATCCTTTTCAAAACCATAATACGGCGTTAAATCGAAGCCACCACCAAACCACCATATCGGCTCTTCGCCTTCTTTTTCTGCAATAAAAAAACGTACATTTGCGTGTGAAGTCGGCACATATGGATTGCGCGGGTGAATGACTAATGAAACACCCAAGGCTTCAAAGCTGCGTCCCGCCAATTCAGGCCGATGTTGAGTCGCTGACGCCGGTAAAGAGCCTCCACGTACGTGTGAAAAATTAACCCCGGCTTGTTCAAATACGGCTCCACTTTCTAGCACTCTTGTGCGGCCGCCACCGGTATCACCACCTCGATCCCACAGGTCTTCTTTAAAAGCCCCCTCTTCTTCTAATCCCGCGATAGAAGAACAGATGCTATCTTGTAGCGTTAATAAATACTCTTTAACGCGTTGTATATCCGGTGCTGACATAAATAAAATCTCGGTAATTAACGTATTTGTTTGTTTAACAGAGGATCGATTATCCGACTAGGTTTTTTAGCTTTTCCGACTTGTCCATTGATGGTGTAAACGCCCTTACCAGAGAATTTCAAGCGAGTTTGGTGTGCCGTTCTTATTGATACACAACCAGATATATTGGCACTTGTCGAAACGATCGCCATCCCCACCAATTCGCACAGCTCTTTAGCCAAGCCATGCTGTACCAACCGGACTGCAATCGTTTTATGCCCCCCTGTTAGCCATTTTGGCACCGACTCTTTTGCGGGTAACAACCACGTCGTTGGCTGCTGAACCTGATCATATATCATAGAAATAACCGATTCAGATAGCGGCTTTAGATAAGGTTCTATTTGAGAAAAGTCCGACGCAATGAGGATAAGTCCTTTATTTCGCGCTCTTCTTTTTAACCGAAGTAACTGTGAAACCGCCTCTGAGTTGAGTGGGTCACAGCCCAAACCGAACACCGCTTCTGTTGGGTACGCTACAACCCCTCCCGCATGCAGGTGTTCAGCAAAACACCTTTTCTGCCACGCTGATGGCATAGCAGAGCTAACTCTGTTGAAGCCTTTCTTGCAACTCTTGATTTTTCTTAATCACCGCCTCACCAGCAGCCTTTCTATCTGCAGCCACACGCTGCGAAACACCCGCATCAAACAACCCTATTATTTGCGCTGCAAGATAGGCCGCATTCTTTGCACCCGGTTTACCAATGGCTACACTGGCAACGGGTATACCGCCGGGCATTTGCACCGTAGACAAAAGCGCATCCTTACCCTGCAACGAGCCTGCATCTAATGGTACGCCTATTACCGGCTTAACCGTGTTAGCAGCAACTGCTCCGGCCAAATGGGCCGCTAAACCTGCAGCCGCAATGAAGACGGCACAACCTCGCGCATCGGCATCGGTCA encodes the following:
- the hemF gene encoding oxygen-dependent coproporphyrinogen oxidase — protein: MSAPDIQRVKEYLLTLQDSICSSIAGLEEEGAFKEDLWDRGGDTGGGRTRVLESGAVFEQAGVNFSHVRGGSLPASATQHRPELAGRSFEALGVSLVIHPRNPYVPTSHANVRFFIAEKEGEEPIWWFGGGFDLTPYYGFEKDVIHWHQQAKKACEPFGDMVYSNYKKWCDEYFYLKHRNEPRGVGGLFFDDLNEGGFEHCFALMQSVADHYIPAYAPIVERRKGLAYTDKEKDFQLYRRGRYVEFNLVYDRGTLFGLQTGGRTESILMSLPPQVKWRYNWSPEPGSAESKLYTVFLQPKDWLG
- the purE gene encoding 5-(carboxyamino)imidazole ribonucleotide mutase; protein product: MQNKKIFVAVLMGSDSDFPVMQSTLDVLKGLEIPYEVRITSAHRTPAETHAYVTDADARGCAVFIAAAGLAAHLAGAVAANTVKPVIGVPLDAGSLQGKDALLSTVQMPGGIPVASVAIGKPGAKNAAYLAAQIIGLFDAGVSQRVAADRKAAGEAVIKKNQELQERLQQS
- a CDS encoding Sua5/YciO/YrdC/YwlC family protein, which translates into the protein MPSAWQKRCFAEHLHAGGVVAYPTEAVFGLGCDPLNSEAVSQLLRLKRRARNKGLILIASDFSQIEPYLKPLSESVISMIYDQVQQPTTWLLPAKESVPKWLTGGHKTIAVRLVQHGLAKELCELVGMAIVSTSANISGCVSIRTAHQTRLKFSGKGVYTINGQVGKAKKPSRIIDPLLNKQIR